The Kitasatospora paranensis genome has a window encoding:
- a CDS encoding polyprenyl synthetase family protein, translating to MTSQALERVAGYERSFNTLFEEYFDRLGADADAPSFSRFTPECVRLLRELSLRGGKRMRVVLLHEAARLVTDGRVDGLDAAGLSIELLHTHGLVHDDLIDDSPIRRGGPSTYYAYRDRFPAHPQAALGLTVLAGDLALALSLQVLLEAELPVAVRQAMVEVQTRAATDTFVGQIIDLERDFIAAPEDDVLHGVADFKSARYSILAPIQLGLLAAGGQPALHDKELRAYARLVGICGQMRDDYLDLFGDAAVMGKPTGTDIRDGRHSYTASALLAAVEGAERVQVRAALGDPGCTPETIAALREIAERRGVPDRMQADMRHYAQQASALAAGWRSRWREEAVTFFEHIPLWSIDRNA from the coding sequence ATGACCTCACAGGCCCTCGAACGTGTCGCCGGATACGAGCGAAGCTTCAACACGCTCTTCGAGGAGTACTTCGACAGGTTGGGCGCCGACGCGGACGCGCCGTCGTTCAGCCGCTTCACTCCGGAGTGCGTGCGCCTGCTGCGGGAGTTGTCCCTGCGCGGCGGGAAGCGGATGCGGGTCGTCCTGCTGCACGAGGCGGCGAGGCTGGTGACCGACGGGCGGGTCGACGGACTGGACGCCGCCGGGCTGAGCATCGAACTGCTGCACACCCACGGCCTGGTGCACGACGACCTGATCGACGACAGCCCCATCCGCCGCGGTGGCCCGTCCACCTACTACGCCTACCGTGACCGGTTCCCGGCCCACCCGCAGGCGGCCCTCGGTCTGACCGTGCTCGCCGGCGACCTCGCCCTCGCCCTGTCCCTGCAGGTGCTGCTGGAGGCGGAGCTGCCTGTGGCGGTGCGCCAGGCCATGGTGGAGGTGCAGACGCGAGCGGCGACCGACACGTTCGTGGGTCAGATCATCGATCTGGAACGCGACTTCATCGCCGCGCCCGAGGACGACGTCCTGCACGGTGTGGCCGACTTCAAGTCCGCCCGCTACTCGATCCTCGCGCCGATCCAGCTCGGCCTCCTGGCCGCGGGCGGGCAGCCGGCGCTCCACGACAAGGAACTGCGCGCCTACGCGCGGCTGGTGGGGATCTGCGGGCAGATGCGCGACGACTACCTCGATCTGTTCGGCGACGCGGCCGTCATGGGCAAGCCGACCGGCACCGACATCCGCGACGGGCGGCACAGCTACACCGCCAGCGCCCTGCTCGCGGCCGTCGAAGGCGCCGAACGCGTGCAGGTCCGGGCAGCTCTCGGCGACCCGGGCTGCACACCGGAGACCATTGCCGCGCTGCGGGAGATCGCCGAACGCCGCGGTGTGCCGGACAGGATGCAGGCCGACATGCGCCACTACGCGCAGCAGGCGTCCGCGCTGGCCGCCGGCTGGCGCTCACGGTGGCGGGAGGAGGCGGTCACCTTCTTCGAGCACATCCCGCTGTGGAGCATCGACCGCAACGCCTGA
- a CDS encoding DUF4331 family protein, giving the protein MRYAPAEARTSSGPVTSRLCTPSKRTMSTLRSAMRQASQRPTAAAMTDVPPLLPSPRPGNRPGNRPGFSVGVRGRGAMCRRRGGIGAAGPGAAPAGRWEDRAGAVAEAGRTVVIMNVNPFAPTQGAAFHPDAVYRIDIDTDGNNRADIAYTFVFSPPRDGSETVTVHRAEGPAPGSTTPPAVPSCPMSPSTSATDRRPACRAAAIGSTPGCAATRSSPTWTASSTTSSGPATTSASTRTSALPFPYLGEPHPVKAP; this is encoded by the coding sequence ATGCGATACGCGCCGGCTGAGGCGAGGACCTCCAGCGGGCCCGTGACGTCGAGGCTCTGCACGCCCTCGAAGAGGACGATGAGCACGCTGCGGTCGGCCATGCGCCAAGCCTCGCAGCGGCCCACTGCGGCAGCAATGACGGATGTCCCACCTTTACTGCCATCGCCTCGACCGGGGAATCGACCGGGGAATCGACCGGGGTTCTCGGTCGGGGTTCGCGGTCGTGGAGCGATGTGTCGACGGCGAGGCGGGATCGGCGCGGCGGGGCCGGGTGCGGCACCGGCAGGCCGCTGGGAGGATCGGGCAGGAGCCGTCGCCGAGGCGGGCCGCACGGTCGTCATCATGAACGTGAACCCGTTCGCCCCGACCCAGGGCGCGGCCTTCCACCCGGACGCGGTCTACCGGATCGACATCGACACCGACGGCAACAACCGGGCGGACATCGCCTACACCTTCGTCTTCTCCCCGCCGCGGGACGGCAGCGAGACCGTCACCGTGCACCGGGCCGAGGGCCCGGCGCCCGGCAGCACGACGCCGCCGGCAGTGCCGTCCTGTCCGATGTCGCCGTCGACTTCGGCCACGGATCGTCGACCGGCGTGCAGAGCGGCAGCCATCGGTTCTACGCCGGGCTGCGCAGCGACCCGTTCTTCGCCGACCTGGACGGCATCGTCAACGACTTCCAGTGGACCGGCAACGACTTCGGCATCGACAAGAACGTCCGCTCTGCCCTTCCCCTACCTCGGTGAGCCGCACCCGGTGAAGGCCCCCTGA